One genomic segment of Candidatus Dadabacteria bacterium includes these proteins:
- the queG gene encoding tRNA epoxyqueuosine(34) reductase QueG, which translates to VSCAVNYNTENPRSTEASGGGWISRYAWGDDYHDVMGEMLDGLADYITGLFPEETGVRAYVDTGPVLEKVHAGRSGVGWVGKNTCLINQKVGSWLFLGEVITDIELDYDSAAEDRCGTCTRCIDACPTDAIVEPYVLDARKCISYLTIELKGKMPLELREGVENNVFGCEMFSAAMCVRTCVRGTTTLFLLSKKASGRGKNCSVPISNGFSSLTGTVSGRFSERVRSRGPSAGVS; encoded by the coding sequence GTTTCCTGCGCCGTTAACTACAATACGGAGAATCCACGCTCGACGGAAGCTTCGGGTGGCGGCTGGATATCGAGGTACGCATGGGGAGACGATTACCACGACGTAATGGGAGAGATGCTCGACGGGCTTGCGGACTACATAACGGGTCTTTTCCCCGAAGAAACGGGCGTCAGGGCTTACGTGGATACGGGGCCGGTTCTTGAGAAAGTGCACGCGGGTCGCTCGGGAGTGGGTTGGGTGGGTAAAAACACCTGTCTTATAAACCAGAAGGTCGGCTCCTGGCTTTTTCTCGGAGAGGTGATAACCGACATTGAGCTTGACTACGACTCGGCGGCTGAGGACCGCTGCGGTACCTGCACCAGGTGCATAGACGCCTGTCCCACCGATGCCATAGTGGAGCCTTACGTGCTTGACGCCAGGAAATGCATCTCCTACCTCACGATAGAGCTTAAAGGCAAAATGCCGCTTGAGCTGAGGGAAGGGGTGGAAAATAATGTTTTCGGGTGCGAAATGTTTTCGGCTGCGATGTGTGTCAGGACGTGTGTCCGTGGAACCACGACGCTCTTTTTACTCTCAAAAAAAGCTTCAGGCCGCGGGAAAAACTGCTCAGTCCCGATTTCAAATGGCTTCTCGAGCTTGACGGGGACGGTTTCCGGGAGGTTTTCAGAAAGAGTCCGGTCAAGAGGGCCAAGCGCAGGGGTTTCATGA
- a CDS encoding HEAT repeat domain-containing protein, with protein sequence MRNVLVAVGNSGNKEYIEYARSLLGDDEPIVRAHAVWALWMLGGEDCRGELECLLETETDGEVLEEIHHAVGSPRN encoded by the coding sequence ATGAGAAATGTGCTCGTGGCTGTTGGAAATTCGGGAAATAAGGAGTATATAGAATACGCAAGGAGCCTTCTCGGAGATGATGAGCCGATCGTAAGGGCTCACGCGGTCTGGGCGCTCTGGATGCTCGGGGGAGAGGATTGCAGGGGCGAGCTTGAGTGTCTGCTTGAGACCGAAACCGACGGGGAAGTGCTGGAAGAAATTCACCATGCTGTTGGTTCCCCGCGAAACTGA
- a CDS encoding nuclear transport factor 2 family protein, whose protein sequence is MSHEKDEIIKANKKFYDARNRYDVELIERVWLTDGRAKCVHAGWPIILGWEAIRESWKTIFETGGFDRVDISNFFVDVKGNSAWLNCVERATYSIDDRRVVVLAQATNIFELADGEWKMTLHHASLMPIPRAEIDYENLQ, encoded by the coding sequence ATGAGTCATGAAAAAGACGAAATAATAAAGGCGAACAAAAAATTCTACGACGCCCGCAATCGCTACGATGTTGAACTCATAGAGCGGGTCTGGCTTACCGACGGCAGGGCCAAGTGCGTTCACGCGGGCTGGCCGATAATTCTCGGATGGGAAGCGATAAGGGAGAGCTGGAAAACCATTTTCGAGACGGGTGGATTTGACCGCGTTGATATTTCGAATTTCTTTGTTGACGTGAAGGGAAATTCGGCCTGGCTTAACTGCGTTGAGAGAGCGACTTACTCAATAGACGATCGCAGGGTTGTGGTGCTGGCCCAAGCGACCAACATATTCGAGCTTGCCGATGGAGAGTGGAAGATGACGCTTCACCACGCTTCCCTGATGCCTATTCCTCGCGCGGAGATTGATTACGAGAATCTTCAGTAA